Proteins co-encoded in one Brassica oleracea var. oleracea cultivar TO1000 chromosome C4, BOL, whole genome shotgun sequence genomic window:
- the LOC106342804 gene encoding uncharacterized protein LOC106342804 produces MGTKWRKMKLALGLNLCTYLPRTLEESPPALNSTERLSDVALLSPLNWPMTPTPSSHGLKLSRNSSKKSSKTCSICLTKMKEGGGHALFTAECSHSFHFHCIASNVKHGNQVCPVCRAKWKEIPMQHPPYLLHRLPTPRRVMNQGRGQPPEPSMFNDDEPLEQQLAFPGKSLKKMMELKIHPEVSSVPRAESREKFDVLVQLRAAGMVTAPLDLVTVLDISGSMAGTKLALLKRAMGFVIQNLGVNDRLSVIAFSSTARRLFPLTKMSDSGRHLALQAVNSLVANGGTNIAEGLRKGVKVMEERRDENPVASVILLSDGRDTYTMNNNQPDPNYKLLLPLSMHGRFQIPVHSFGFGSDHDASLMHSVSEVSGGTFSFIESEAVIQDALAQCIGGLLSVAVQELRLEIDGFSSDVCLGTIKAGSYSSLVGGDGRWGRVDIGDLYADEERDFLVSINIPAERRGDETEVLKMRCVYKDLLTKEVVTLESHVLKIQRPETVGEEEAVVVSIEVDRQRNRFLAAEAMVKARGLAEEGDLAAAVTVIQEFRQVLAETVSARSNDGFCVALDREMKEMQERMASRHVYEVSGRAYILSGLSSHSWQRATSRGESGDGSSFVQAYNYQTPSMVEMLNRSQATSYHRLIQPLLSYVSQPKPR; encoded by the exons ATGGGAACTAAATGGAGGAAGATGAAACTGGCTTTGGGTCTGAACCTCTGCACTTACCTCCCACGAACCCTAGAGGAATCACCTCCTGCTTTGAACTCCACAGAGAGATTATCAGATGTTGCTCTGCTCTCTCCTCTAAACTGGCCCATGACCCCAACACCTTCCTCTCACGGTCTCAAATTATCCAGAAACAGCTCCAAAAAATCTTCAAAG ACATGTTCTATATGCTTGACTAAGATGAAAGAAGGAGGAGGACACGCTCTTTTCACAGCAGAGTGCTCACACTCTTTCCATTTCCACTGCATTGCTTCAAATGTCAAACATGGGAACCAAGTCTGCCCTGTGTGCCGTGCCAAATGGAAAGAGATCCCAATGCAGCATCCTCCTTACCTCCTCCACCGCTTGCCTACACCTCGCCGAGTCATGAACCAAGGACGTGGTCAACCTCCTGAGCCCTCTATGTTCAACGACGATGAGCCTCTAGAGCAGCAGCTTGCATTCCCCGGTAAGAGCTTGAAAAAAATGATGGAGTTGAAGATACATCCTGAGGTTTCTTCTGTCCCAAGAGCCGAGTCTCGTGAGAAGTTTGATGTGTTGGTGCAACTTAGAGCTGCTGGTATGGTCACTGCTCCGCTTGATCTTGTTACGGTCCTTGACATCAGTGGAAGCATGGCTGGAACCAAGCTAGCTCTTCTCAAAAGAGCAATGGGGTTTGTGATTCAGAATCTTGGCGTTAACGATAGGCTTTCGGTTATTGCCTTCTCTTCCACTGCTCGTCGTCTCTTCCCTTTGACCAAGATGTCTGACTCCGGGAGGCATCTAGCTCTCCAAGCTGTGAACTCGCTGGTTGCAAACGGTGGGACCAACATCGCTGAAGGGCTAAGGAAAGGTGTGAAAGTGATGGAAGAGCGGAGAGATGAGAACCCTGTCGCTAGCGTTATCCTTTTGTCTGATGGGAGAGATACATACACCATGAACAACAACCAGCCTGATCCTAACTACAAGCTGCTGCTTCCTTTGTCTATGCACGGACGGTTCCAGATCCCTGTTCATTCTTTTGGGTTTGGATCTGATCATGATGCTTCGTTGATGCATTCTGTCTCTGAAGTCTCTGGAGGAACGTTCTCTTTTATAGAGAGTGAGGCTGTGATTCAGGACGCTCTTGCTCAGTGCATTGGTGGGCTTTTGAGTGTAGCGGTGCAGGAGCTGAGGCTGGAGATTGATGGTTTCTCCTCAGATGTTTGTCTTGGAACGATTAAAGCTGGGAGTTACTCAAGTCTTGTGGGTGGTGATGGTAGGTGGGGACGTGTAGACATTGGTGATCTCTACGCTGATGAGGAGAGAGACTTCTTGGTGTCTATCAACATCCCTGCTGAGAGACGTGGAGATGAGACGGAGGTTTTGAAGATGAGATGTGTCTACAAAGATCTTTTGACAAAGGAGGTTGTGACACTTGAGAGTCATGTCCTCAAGATTCAAAGACCAGAGACAGTTGGTGAAGAAGAAGCTGTTGTTGTGTCCATCGAAGTGGACAGGCAAAGAAACAGGTTTCTAGCTGCTGAGGCAATGGTGAAGGCGAGAGGTTTAGCAGAGGAGGGAGATTTAGCTGCAGCTGTTACTGTGATCCAGGAGTTTAGACAGGTGTTAGCAGAGACGGTGTCAGCAAGGTCCAACGATGGGTTTTGTGTGGCTTTGGATAGAGAGATGAAGGAGATGCAAGAGAGAATGGCGAGCAGGCATGTCTATGAGGTATCAGGAAGAGCTTACATTCTCTCTGGACTTAGTTCACACTCATGGCAAAGAGCTACATCAAGAGGAGAATCAGGAGACGGTTCTAGCTTTGTGCAGGCTTATAATTACCAGACTCCATCAATGGTTGAGATGCTAAATAGATCACAAGCCACATCGTATCATAGACTCATCCAGCCGTTGCTATCATATGTATCTCAACCAAAGCCAAGGTGA
- the LOC106337531 gene encoding endoplasmic reticulum oxidoreductin-2, whose amino-acid sequence MAETDVGNVNAKEKRSPKRLILLIGAIAVAAAAVFLNTQNSSIFDFTGKICNCRKAEKQKYIGMVEDCCCDYETVNKLNTEVLHPLLQDLVKTPFYRYFKVKLWCDCPFWPDDGMCRLRDCSVCECPESEFPEPFKKALSKDNPVCQEGKPQGAVDRTVDTRAFTGWTVTDNPWTSDDETDNGEMTYVNLLLNPERYTGYIGPSARRIWDAIYSENCPKYTSEQSCQEEKILYKLVSGLHSSITVHIASDYLLDEAKNLWGQNLTLLYDRVLRYPDRVRNLYFTFLFVLRAVTKAENYLVEAEYETGKDNVIEDLKTKSLMKQLVSDPKTKAACPLPFDEAKLWKGQRGPELKQQIQKQFRNISAIMDCVGCEKCRLWGKLQILGLGTALKILFTVNGEDNLRHNLELQRNEVIALMNLLNRLSESVRFVHEMSPVAERIAGDGKNKPNHNRT is encoded by the exons ATGGCGGAGACGGACGTCGGAAACGTGAACGCGAAGGAGAAACGATCGCCGAAGCGATTGATTTTGCTGATCGGAGCTATAGCCGTCGCCGCGGCCGCTGTGTTTTTGAATACTCAGAACTCGTCGATTTTCGATTTCACCGGGAAAATATGCAATTGCCGTAAG GCTGAGAAGCAGAAGTACATTGGGATGGTTGAAGACTGTTGTTGTGATTACGAGACGGTGAATAAGCTGAACACTGAGGTGTTGCATCCACTGCTTCAAGACCTTGTTAAGACACCCTTTTACCGATATTTCAAG GTTAAACTGTGGTGTGATTGCCCGTTTTGGCCTGATGATGGCATGTGCCGGTTAAGAGACTGTAGTGTTTGTGAGTGTCCTGAGAGCGAGTTCCCTGAGCCGTTTAAGAAGGCTTTAAGCAAAGACAATCCTGTTTGCCAAGAAGGGAAGCCACAAGGTGCTGTTGACCGTACCGTAGACACTAGAGCTTTCACGGGTTGGACTGTCACTGACAATCCCTGGACTAGTGATGATGAAACTGACAATG GTGAAATGACGTATGTTAATCTTCTGCTGAATCCTGAACGGTACACTGGCTATATTGGCCCCTCTGCTAGAAGGATATGGGATGCTATATACTCTGAGAATTGTCCCAAAT ATACATCTGAACAGTCGTGCCAAGAGGAAAAGATATTGTACAAACTGGTCTCTGGTCTTCACTCATCTATTACAGTTCATATAGCTTCAGATTATTTACTTGATGAAGCTAAAAACTTG TGGGGTCAAAACCTAACATTGTTGTATGATCGTGTGTTAAGATACCCAGATCGTGTTCGGAACCTATACTTCACATTTTTGTTTGTTCTCAGAGCAGTAACAAAG GCAGAAAATTACTTGGTAGAAGCTGAATATGAGACTGGTAAAGACAATGTCATCGAGGATTTGAAGACCAAATCTCTTATGAAACAACTAGTTAGTGACCCTAAGACGAAAGCAGCTTGTCCACTGCCATTTGATGAAGCCAAGCTCTGGAAGGGCCAACGTGGTCCAGAACTGAAACAACAAATACAGAAACAGTTCAGAAACATAAG TGCAATAATGGACTGTGTAGGATGTGAGAAATGTCGTCTATGGGGAAAGCTTCAGATTCTTGGTCTCGGCACTGCATTGAAAATCCTTTTCACTGTCAACGGTGAAGACAATCTGCGTCATAAT CTCGAACTGCAAAGGAATGAAGTGATTGCGCTGATGAATCTACTCAACCGGTTATCTGAATCAGTGAGGTTTGTTCATGAAATGAGTCCTGTGGCCGAGAGAATAGCAGGAGATGGAAAAAACAAACCAAATCATAACCGAACATAA